The Labrus bergylta chromosome 15, fLabBer1.1, whole genome shotgun sequence genome includes a region encoding these proteins:
- the tmem18 gene encoding transmembrane protein 18, giving the protein MTDQKADNITSIPIDEFSNLRITSIWTFLMSVQWSEPWLIGMLVFHVVCLFLTVLTCRYYKAQICLFMLMAGLVYSAEYLNEFAAMNWRSFSNFQYFDSKGMFISLVYSIPLLLNTVIIVMVWVYRTFSTMTELKTLQLKRKARREKREKTD; this is encoded by the exons ATGACGGACCAGAAAGCTGATAATATCACCTCTATCCCCATCGATGAGTTCAGCAATTTAAGAATTACGTCGATATGGACTTTCCTCATGTCT gtgcAGTGGTCGGAGCCTTGGCTCATCGGGATGTTGgtgtttcatgttgtgtgtttgttcctgACTGTGTTGACCTGCAGGTATTACAAAGCTCAGATATGTCTCTTCATGCTCATGG CTGGCCTTGTGTATAGTGCTGAATATCTAAATGAGTTTGCTGCCATGAACTGGAG gtccTTTTCTAATTTCCAGTACTTTGATTCCAAGGGAATGTTCATATCTTTGGTCTACTCTATTCCTCTTCTGCTAAACACAGTCATTATTGTG ATGGTGTGGGTGTACAGGACCTTTTCAACTATGACTGAACTTAAAACACTCCAGCTCAAGCGAAAGGCccgcagagagaagagagagaagactgACTGA